One Dioscorea cayenensis subsp. rotundata cultivar TDr96_F1 chromosome 15, TDr96_F1_v2_PseudoChromosome.rev07_lg8_w22 25.fasta, whole genome shotgun sequence genomic region harbors:
- the LOC120277773 gene encoding ferredoxin--NADP reductase, root isozyme, chloroplastic-like encodes MRLLKKHHRSSTKLASLTVQKVVSVDTLVGPKGGLGEVCHIILDHGGLFHFVEGQYLGVILHPDDDDDSLHTPFRVIIHAFSIASCRDGDSFDGEKLSLCVRRAELSPHDASNFLCNRKEGDEVDIIGPFGKTMVFPENPEAMHIMVATATGIAPFRSNIQRLFVDPQVPKGKFNGLAWLINGADNYNTLLYNKEVTCILKDNIDHFRYETALNNSVADRIYENGDEIFTLLDEGAYIYFAGSKTMMPGILETFQKMAKERGVIWEEMLARLKKNNQWRVEVY; translated from the exons atgaggttgcTAAAGAAGCACCATCGATCATCCACAAAGCTGGCAAGCCTTACAGTACAAAAAGTTGTCTCCGTGGACACTCTTGTTGGCCCCAAAGGCGGGCTCGGAGAGGTTTGTCATATTATACTTGATCACGGAGGCCTATTTCATTTCGTGGAAGGCCAATACCTTGGAGTAATTTTACATCCG gatgatgatgatgattcatTGCATACCCCGTTTCGCGTTATAATTCACGCTTTCTCCATTGCATCATGCAGAGATGGAGATTCTTTTGATGGTGAGAAGCTCAGTTTGTGTGTTCGTCGTGCAGAACTATCACCACACGATGCCAGTAACTTCCTCTGTAACCgtaaagaaggagatgaagtCGATATTATAg GCCCTTTTGGGAAAACAATGGTATTTCCAGAAAATCCTGAAGCAATGCATATCATGGTTGCAACTGCAACTGGTATTGCTCCTTTTCGTAGCAACATCCAACGATTGTTCGTAGATCCACAAGTACCAAAAGgtaaattcaatggtttggcctgGTTGATCAATGGAGCCGACAACTATAACACCCTCCTTTACAACAAGGAGGTTACTTGTATCCTGAAGGACAATATTGACCATTTCAG gTATGAGACGGCCTTGAATAACTCTGTGGCCGACCGCATCTACGAGAACGGTGATGAAATTTTCACGCTTTTGGATGaaggtgcatatatatattttgctgGATCAAAGACAATGATGCCTGGAATTCTGGAGACATTTCAGAAAATGGCTAAGGAAAGAGGTGTGATTTGGGAAGAGATGTTAGCCCggttgaagaaaaataatcaatggCGTGTTGAAGTTTACTAG